The following proteins come from a genomic window of Nostoc sp. ATCC 53789:
- a CDS encoding family 10 glycosylhydrolase, with product MSNHPLSVARSTLFWRRIFAVLFTTSSLLPNFGTEPASAQVTQYCQLSSPAAKEKENLRLSALKGNQDAQTRYQNLLKKQAQELQQCRTRTWPQIQAVWLRLYPCDIQPGIIDQIMDRIVNRGYNQVYLEVFYDGQVLLPAKANPTAWPSIIRTPGTENIDILATAIQKGRQRGLKVYAWMFTNNFGYTYAQRRDRESAIARNGKGQTSLYVVDNGSQVFIDPYNSQAKSDYNQLVKEVLRRRPDGLLLDYVRYPRQAGSDSIATKVSDLWLFSPAIQEALFKRALNYKGLDLIRRYLSKGYVTAGDIAEIDKLYPQEGEPLWQGRIPPAAQKSILSATDRQPLLQWELWQLAVAHAMQGILDFVNIASYPAKQQGVSTGVVFFPDGNQTVGQGYDSRLQPWDRFPTTLEWHPMSYGNCGNVTCIVAQVQRVLSMTKPGTKVVPALAGKWGESVSNRPSLEVQMQALRQFAPQLKGVSHFAYSWQYPENDNDRKFCRIR from the coding sequence ATGTCTAACCATCCTTTAAGCGTTGCAAGATCAACATTATTTTGGCGGCGTATATTTGCTGTTCTTTTCACTACTAGTTCGTTGCTACCCAATTTTGGAACCGAACCAGCAAGCGCACAAGTAACCCAATATTGTCAGTTATCATCGCCGGCGGCGAAAGAAAAAGAAAACTTACGTTTATCAGCTCTTAAAGGCAATCAAGATGCCCAAACCCGCTACCAAAACTTACTAAAAAAACAGGCACAGGAATTACAGCAGTGCCGCACTCGCACTTGGCCACAAATCCAAGCTGTCTGGTTACGCTTGTATCCCTGTGACATTCAGCCAGGAATAATCGACCAGATTATGGATCGGATTGTCAACCGTGGCTATAATCAGGTTTATTTGGAAGTATTTTACGACGGACAGGTATTATTGCCAGCAAAAGCTAACCCGACGGCTTGGCCTTCTATAATTCGCACTCCAGGGACAGAAAACATCGATATACTCGCCACAGCAATTCAAAAAGGTCGGCAACGTGGTTTGAAAGTCTACGCCTGGATGTTTACTAACAATTTCGGCTATACTTACGCCCAGCGACGAGATAGAGAAAGTGCGATCGCTCGCAATGGCAAAGGTCAAACGAGCCTATATGTGGTAGATAATGGCTCTCAAGTATTTATCGACCCCTACAACTCGCAAGCAAAAAGCGATTACAACCAATTAGTAAAAGAAGTTTTACGTCGTCGTCCAGATGGCTTGCTATTAGACTACGTGCGCTATCCCCGACAAGCAGGAAGTGATTCCATCGCCACCAAAGTTTCAGATTTATGGCTATTTAGTCCTGCAATTCAAGAAGCTTTATTTAAACGGGCACTGAATTACAAAGGACTGGACTTAATTCGACGCTATTTGAGCAAGGGATATGTCACCGCCGGAGATATCGCGGAAATTGATAAACTTTATCCCCAGGAAGGGGAACCTCTCTGGCAAGGACGCATTCCCCCAGCAGCGCAAAAATCAATTCTGTCTGCAACCGACAGACAACCACTTTTGCAATGGGAATTGTGGCAGCTAGCAGTTGCTCACGCCATGCAAGGAATTCTAGATTTTGTCAATATAGCCAGTTACCCAGCAAAGCAGCAAGGAGTTTCCACGGGAGTAGTGTTTTTCCCTGATGGCAACCAAACTGTAGGACAAGGGTATGATTCTCGCTTACAACCTTGGGATCGCTTCCCCACTACATTAGAGTGGCATCCCATGTCTTATGGGAATTGCGGTAATGTCACTTGTATTGTGGCGCAAGTGCAACGGGTTTTGAGTATGACAAAACCAGGTACAAAAGTGGTTCCAGCTTTAGCCGGCAAATGGGGAGAATCGGTTAGTAATCGTCCATCCCTAGAAGTGCAAATGCAGGCACTCCGACAATTTGCGCCCCAACTAAAGGGAGTTAGCCATTTTGCCTATTCTTGGCAATATCCTGAGAATGATAACGATCGCAAATTTTGTCGCATTCGTTAA
- a CDS encoding alpha/beta hydrolase has translation MPIYGPDAINFDGVNGHRYWFHEPFSYTGVADIDERLSGFPVAVFLPHNQSAKDTPLVIGLQGMTAPYSWNGFIVSTLTQMGIAVALFDTPLAGERSLVRTFTAIADHEIKPLIDRGISFDTELLLCLFHRTAADIARVRDFCGDRYVLGNRLALFGVSMGVLQAAYAFTADGIGERLLGTIGHADLQSFAKSWGYLVLPDLAASPLGGIAEAVLDRVQPNLKPVVKLLQLAKNLKYPDEYAQACNPMTYIERVKPPRRVRFLVGASDRIVNIKDARACARRFADGDCYVVPGMGHGTHNWGPSFVDHVRYFLTTQLGDWRN, from the coding sequence TATTGGTTTCACGAGCCTTTTTCTTATACTGGGGTAGCTGATATTGATGAACGATTAAGCGGTTTTCCGGTTGCTGTTTTTCTGCCACATAATCAATCTGCAAAGGATACGCCTTTGGTGATTGGTTTGCAAGGAATGACCGCCCCCTATAGCTGGAACGGCTTCATCGTATCGACGCTGACCCAAATGGGTATAGCTGTAGCTTTATTCGATACACCCTTGGCTGGTGAGCGCAGCTTGGTACGTACCTTCACAGCGATCGCAGACCATGAGATTAAACCTTTAATCGACAGGGGTATCTCATTTGATACTGAGTTACTTTTGTGCTTATTTCACCGGACTGCGGCTGATATTGCCAGAGTCCGTGACTTTTGTGGCGATCGCTATGTCCTTGGTAATCGATTAGCATTATTCGGTGTCAGTATGGGAGTTTTACAAGCCGCTTATGCCTTTACTGCTGATGGTATTGGGGAACGGTTATTGGGTACGATCGGTCATGCCGATCTCCAGTCTTTTGCCAAAAGTTGGGGTTACTTGGTTTTGCCAGATTTAGCAGCTTCACCCTTGGGTGGAATCGCAGAAGCAGTGCTGGATCGAGTGCAACCGAATCTAAAACCTGTAGTTAAGCTTTTACAATTAGCTAAAAATCTGAAATACCCTGATGAGTATGCTCAGGCGTGCAACCCCATGACTTATATTGAGCGGGTAAAGCCTCCGCGTCGGGTTCGCTTTTTGGTGGGCGCTAGCGATCGCATTGTGAACATTAAAGATGCTCGTGCTTGCGCTAGGCGCTTTGCTGATGGTGACTGTTATGTTGTTCCTGGGATGGGACATGGAACCCACAATTGGGGCCCATCATTTGTAGATCATGTACGCTATTTCCTGACGACACAATTAGGTGATTGGCGAAATTGA
- a CDS encoding ABC transporter substrate-binding protein, with protein MHRRWLLSALALLMSIVLAACTTATTQQSQIKVTNPTETINANSQQLPTGSVKRVVALSSLSADIISRLNSSKIVGITGSKLFKNDSKFKDIPRVSEGQSPPNLEKIVALKPDLVIGAEGFSNIPIQKLQQLGINTFLTKVNNWESLEELTKTLAKKIDADPLPLLNRYKTFLPEKPTQGFSTLALVSRQPILAPNKNSWAGDLLAKFQAKNIAADLQGKSPIGGYVTLSAEKVLEANPEVIILVNPPQGNSEAVLLDSLKKEAFWQQLQATKNNRVYMFDYYGLVNPGSIDAIEKACQQLKQVLFAAQGT; from the coding sequence ATGCATCGTCGTTGGCTCTTATCTGCTTTAGCACTTTTGATGAGTATAGTTTTAGCTGCTTGCACGACTGCAACCACTCAGCAGTCACAAATAAAAGTCACAAACCCTACTGAGACAATAAACGCAAATTCTCAACAACTACCAACAGGATCGGTAAAAAGAGTTGTTGCTCTTTCTTCTCTTTCTGCGGATATTATCTCTCGACTTAATTCAAGCAAAATTGTCGGAATCACTGGTAGTAAATTATTTAAGAATGACTCAAAATTCAAAGATATTCCCCGTGTTAGTGAAGGACAAAGCCCGCCCAATTTAGAGAAAATAGTAGCACTCAAACCAGATTTAGTTATTGGTGCAGAAGGTTTTTCTAACATCCCAATTCAAAAACTTCAGCAGCTAGGAATTAATACCTTTCTTACTAAGGTGAATAACTGGGAATCTCTAGAAGAACTTACTAAAACCCTTGCTAAAAAAATTGATGCCGATCCTCTGCCTTTGTTAAATCGTTATAAAACTTTCTTGCCAGAAAAGCCAACTCAGGGTTTTTCTACTCTAGCGCTGGTTAGTCGTCAACCAATCTTAGCGCCGAATAAAAATAGTTGGGCAGGGGATTTGTTGGCAAAATTTCAAGCGAAAAACATAGCAGCAGATTTACAAGGAAAAAGTCCAATTGGTGGTTATGTGACGCTTTCTGCTGAGAAAGTTTTAGAAGCAAATCCAGAGGTGATAATTTTGGTTAATCCCCCACAAGGGAATTCGGAAGCAGTACTTTTGGATTCACTGAAGAAGGAAGCTTTTTGGCAGCAACTACAAGCAACTAAAAATAACCGAGTTTATATGTTTGATTATTATGGTTTGGTGAATCCAGGTAGTATAGATGCAATTGAAAAAGCTTGTCAGCAACTTAAGCAAGTGTTGTTTGCAGCACAGGGAACTTAG
- a CDS encoding FTR1 family protein, whose protein sequence is MDFSTALPTFVITLREGVEAALVVGIVLALLKKAKQSRLNSWVYAGIGVGIVVSAFIGVLFSWVIQILGAANPQYTSVVEPALEGVFSVLAIAMLSWMLIWMTKQARFMKATVEGAVTQALTQNSNAGWGVFTLILIAVVREGFETVLFVAANFQQGLMPALGAIAGLVAATAIGVLLFKWGVKINIRQFFQVMGVFLVLIVAGLVVSSLKHFDEAVANLALSSRSTESFCFYYERFTKVHSCILGPMVSNTSTILPDEQFPGIILKSLFGYRDNLYLVQAVGYVTFLLTIGGLYFRSLGGASPESKKNIPFGQKPISSAKD, encoded by the coding sequence ATGGATTTTAGTACTGCTCTACCTACTTTTGTAATAACGCTCCGAGAAGGAGTAGAAGCTGCCCTAGTTGTTGGTATTGTGCTAGCTTTGCTAAAAAAAGCTAAACAATCCCGACTCAACTCTTGGGTATATGCTGGTATCGGCGTTGGCATTGTTGTCAGTGCTTTTATAGGTGTGCTATTCAGTTGGGTAATTCAAATATTGGGAGCAGCGAATCCTCAATACACCTCGGTAGTTGAGCCAGCCTTGGAAGGTGTATTTAGCGTATTAGCGATCGCAATGCTGAGTTGGATGCTAATCTGGATGACTAAACAAGCCAGATTCATGAAAGCTACGGTTGAAGGAGCAGTAACACAAGCGCTGACACAAAACTCAAATGCTGGCTGGGGTGTTTTTACTTTAATTTTAATTGCCGTTGTCCGTGAAGGCTTTGAAACTGTTCTGTTTGTTGCTGCTAATTTTCAACAGGGATTAATGCCAGCATTGGGTGCTATTGCTGGTTTAGTAGCAGCAACAGCCATTGGAGTGCTGCTATTTAAATGGGGTGTCAAAATTAACATCCGCCAGTTTTTTCAGGTAATGGGCGTTTTCTTAGTGTTGATTGTGGCTGGGTTGGTAGTTTCAAGCTTGAAACACTTTGACGAAGCTGTGGCTAACCTTGCCCTTAGCAGTCGTTCCACAGAAAGCTTTTGTTTCTATTACGAACGTTTTACAAAAGTCCACTCCTGTATTTTGGGGCCAATGGTTTCAAATACTTCCACAATCTTGCCTGACGAACAGTTTCCGGGCATTATTCTCAAATCTTTATTTGGTTACAGAGATAATCTCTATCTTGTGCAAGCAGTGGGATATGTGACGTTCTTGCTCACTATTGGAGGACTGTATTTCCGCAGCCTTGGGGGTGCTTCTCCCGAAAGTAAAAAAAATATCCCCTTTGGTCAAAAACCAATTAGTTCTGCAAAAGATTAA